From a single Marinitoga sp. 38H-ov genomic region:
- the recA gene encoding recombinase RecA produces MAKKQPVKKDAINKEEMLDKLVKELEKNYGEGSIMILGKGLEEERKLDIVPSGVLSVDVALGVGGFPRGRIIEIYGNESSGKTTLALHSIAEVQKRGGIAAFVDAEHALDLEYAKKLGVNPDTLILSQPDFGEQALEIVDSIVRSNIVDLVVVDSVAALVPRAEIEGSMGDSHMGLQARLMSQALRKLAGSVNKSKTIVIFINQTRMKIGVVYGNPETTAGGVALKFYSTIRMEVRKGTTLREGKDAYGNEVNIKVVKNKVAPPFKEVKVDMIYGQGLAKDNDIFNLAVAEDIVKRSGAWFSYTDLEGNEISLGQGKIKALDYLKGDPYLLDEMEYRIREKLGLVIPDDLKEKIENKGDSEVKNEEKEDN; encoded by the coding sequence ATGGCTAAAAAACAACCAGTAAAAAAAGATGCCATAAATAAAGAAGAAATGTTGGATAAATTAGTTAAAGAATTAGAAAAAAATTATGGCGAAGGTTCAATAATGATTTTAGGAAAAGGATTAGAAGAAGAAAGAAAATTGGATATAGTTCCAAGTGGTGTTTTATCAGTTGATGTAGCTCTTGGTGTTGGTGGTTTTCCAAGAGGAAGGATTATAGAAATATATGGTAATGAATCTAGTGGTAAAACAACTTTGGCATTACATTCTATAGCCGAAGTGCAAAAAAGAGGTGGAATTGCAGCATTTGTTGATGCCGAACATGCTTTGGATTTAGAATATGCAAAGAAATTAGGAGTAAATCCTGATACATTAATATTATCACAACCAGATTTCGGGGAACAGGCTTTAGAAATAGTTGATAGTATTGTTAGATCAAATATAGTAGATCTTGTTGTAGTTGACTCTGTTGCAGCTTTAGTACCTCGTGCTGAGATTGAAGGAAGTATGGGAGATTCGCATATGGGTCTTCAAGCTAGATTAATGTCTCAGGCATTGAGAAAATTAGCTGGTAGTGTAAACAAATCAAAGACTATAGTTATATTTATTAATCAAACTCGTATGAAAATAGGAGTAGTTTACGGAAATCCTGAAACAACAGCAGGGGGTGTTGCATTAAAATTCTACTCAACAATTAGAATGGAAGTTAGAAAAGGAACAACTTTAAGAGAAGGAAAAGATGCATATGGAAATGAGGTAAATATTAAAGTTGTAAAAAATAAGGTGGCTCCACCATTTAAAGAAGTTAAGGTTGATATGATATACGGGCAAGGTTTAGCTAAAGATAATGATATATTTAATTTAGCTGTTGCAGAAGATATAGTTAAAAGAAGTGGAGCATGGTTTTCTTATACAGATTTAGAAGGGAATGAAATAAGCTTAGGTCAAGGTAAAATAAAAGCATTAGATTATTTAAAAGGAGATCCATACTTGTTAGATGAAATGGAATATAGAATTAGAGAAAAATTAGGTTTAGTAATACCAGATGACTTAAAAGAAAAAATAGAGAACAAAGGAGATTCTGAAGTAAAAAATGAAGAAAAAGAAGATAATTGA
- a CDS encoding regulatory protein RecX has protein sequence MKKKKIIDPFDESAAQRSALNLLKFRARSEYELKQRLLEKGFDEKTIDNVIVKLKEFKMIDDELFAYFYAFDKMTFNKKGPRLIKLELINKFHINEDIAYKGLEKAMEEVDLKEIIREIIKRKENYDDKRKIKEYLYKKGFEGYMIEEVLNEVGGEY, from the coding sequence ATGAAGAAAAAGAAGATAATTGATCCTTTTGATGAAAGCGCTGCACAAAGAAGCGCTTTAAACCTTTTGAAATTCAGAGCTCGTTCAGAATATGAATTAAAACAAAGGCTTTTAGAAAAAGGATTTGATGAAAAAACCATTGACAATGTTATTGTAAAATTAAAAGAATTTAAGATGATTGATGATGAATTATTTGCATACTTTTATGCATTTGATAAGATGACGTTTAATAAAAAAGGACCGAGATTAATAAAATTGGAATTAATTAATAAGTTTCATATTAATGAAGATATAGCTTATAAGGGTTTAGAGAAGGCAATGGAAGAAGTTGATTTGAAAGAAATAATTCGTGAAATAATTAAAAGAAAAGAAAATTATGATGATAAACGCAAAATAAAAGAATACTTGTATAAAAAAGGTTTTGAAGGTTATATGATAGAAGAAGTATTAAATGAAGTTGGAGGTGAATATTAA
- the rny gene encoding ribonuclease Y: MEIAYIIIIIILAVLSGVLYKLGINKGLEKGNKEFLEKLRSEKDQLKMEIDIAKREKDEIIRNAEKEADNIIKSALIESKEEIQKMKEEFNRELKLEKEELKSMEERLIRREETLDRKEQNLEELKDKLDKEKEEIQNIREELENKLYQIANLTMEEARERVLNEAKETYELELAQKYKSIKEEYEEEAKKHAQWVVSIAVQRYASDVTSEITTSTVALPTDDMKGRIIGREGRNIRAFEKMTGCDLIIDDTPEVVVISGFNPLRREIARRTLEALVADGRIHPARIEEVYEKTKKELEDIIKEAGKEAVMRVGIKPMHPELVKLLGRLKFRTSYGQDVLEHSIEVANFAGLMAAELGLNVELAKRAALLHDIGKAIDHEVEGSHAVVGGQIAKRYNEKLEVVNAIQYHHNEVDPMTPEAIIVGAADAVSAARPGARRETIENYIRRIEQLEEIAKSFRYVDKAYAIQAGREIRVIVQPDKIDDALADKLARDISVQIEEKMEYPGVIKVTVIREKRSVAYAS; this comes from the coding sequence ATGGAGATAGCATATATTATAATTATTATAATACTGGCAGTATTATCCGGTGTTTTATATAAACTAGGTATAAACAAAGGATTAGAAAAAGGCAATAAGGAATTTTTGGAGAAATTAAGATCTGAAAAAGATCAATTAAAAATGGAAATCGATATAGCAAAAAGGGAAAAAGATGAAATAATAAGAAATGCAGAAAAAGAAGCAGATAATATTATTAAATCAGCATTGATTGAAAGCAAAGAAGAAATTCAAAAGATGAAAGAAGAGTTTAATAGAGAGTTAAAGTTAGAAAAAGAAGAACTTAAATCAATGGAAGAAAGGTTAATTAGAAGAGAAGAAACTTTAGATAGAAAAGAGCAAAATTTAGAAGAATTAAAAGATAAATTAGATAAGGAAAAAGAAGAAATTCAAAATATAAGAGAAGAATTGGAAAACAAATTATATCAAATTGCAAACTTAACAATGGAAGAAGCCAGAGAAAGAGTTTTAAATGAAGCAAAAGAAACATATGAATTAGAATTAGCTCAGAAATACAAATCAATTAAAGAAGAGTATGAAGAAGAAGCTAAAAAGCATGCACAATGGGTTGTAAGTATAGCAGTTCAAAGATATGCATCAGATGTTACGTCTGAAATTACAACATCTACTGTAGCATTACCGACAGATGATATGAAAGGTAGAATTATTGGTAGAGAAGGAAGGAACATTAGAGCATTTGAAAAAATGACAGGTTGTGATCTTATTATTGATGATACACCTGAAGTTGTAGTTATTTCAGGATTTAATCCATTAAGAAGAGAAATAGCTAGAAGAACATTAGAAGCATTAGTTGCAGATGGTAGAATACATCCTGCAAGAATAGAAGAAGTATATGAAAAAACAAAGAAAGAATTAGAAGATATTATTAAAGAAGCTGGTAAAGAAGCTGTTATGAGAGTTGGTATAAAACCAATGCATCCAGAATTAGTAAAATTATTAGGTAGATTAAAATTCAGAACAAGTTATGGTCAAGATGTATTAGAACATTCAATTGAAGTTGCGAACTTTGCAGGTTTAATGGCTGCTGAATTAGGATTAAATGTTGAATTGGCTAAAAGGGCTGCATTATTACATGATATAGGAAAAGCTATTGATCATGAAGTTGAAGGATCTCATGCAGTTGTTGGAGGACAAATAGCAAAAAGATATAATGAAAAATTAGAAGTTGTTAATGCTATTCAATATCATCATAATGAAGTGGATCCAATGACTCCAGAGGCTATTATTGTTGGAGCTGCTGATGCTGTTTCTGCTGCAAGACCTGGCGCAAGAAGAGAAACAATTGAAAATTATATTAGAAGAATTGAACAATTAGAGGAAATAGCAAAAAGCTTCAGATATGTAGATAAAGCATATGCTATTCAAGCTGGAAGAGAAATTAGAGTTATAGTACAACCTGATAAAATTGATGATGCATTAGCGGATAAGTTAGCAAGGGATATTTCTGTTCAAATAGAAGAAAAAATGGAATATCCAGGTGTTATTAAGGTTACAGTTATTAGAGAAAAAAGAAGTGTTGCTTACGCATCATAA
- a CDS encoding clostripain-related cysteine peptidase produces the protein MRKILILLLIIIAILSSCISKQSPLVIYEYIEGMPLVLEFERPVISVDIYEGNNLVYSYNGDIIYQLKTNYIFHTDITVKITEFNNKTYTNVIRKVEPKIHFLLYGGADNSLDQKFDDPLTNEYDYFFDLDIIEIKNSIQKSSQNILVTVLGDRKAKDDELIFIANLNGKYMEYRYKPYEFNFDLEITSASTDTLFEFLDKMFVKNKNTIKVLDIWDHGNGWAWESKGLLSTKAIVQDDTNKSYLKIKDIRDVIDAYNNKYNTKIDVLAFDACNMTSLEIMYEFKDLVDYFIGSVYTVAGFGFYYDFFHDLNENNLVESFVYNVIKAYNYYYTNISYLDRLTLVGFKLNEFNWNNIEKINDLKEDYVLYKNDGRLYESEPTDMIDVNDLVLNTNEYLSSYINPAIVNAIVRIDGVNYPYSGIGIMFEDIFKDTNNNYLDYKALSFYNDFQDWIENIWKNIIIGNN, from the coding sequence ATGAGAAAAATACTAATATTATTACTAATAATAATAGCAATATTATCTTCATGTATCTCAAAACAAAGTCCTTTAGTAATATATGAATATATAGAAGGTATGCCTTTAGTTTTGGAATTTGAAAGGCCGGTTATAAGTGTAGATATATATGAAGGAAATAATTTAGTTTATTCATATAATGGAGATATAATATATCAATTAAAAACAAATTATATATTTCATACAGATATAACAGTAAAAATTACAGAGTTTAATAATAAAACTTATACTAATGTAATAAGAAAGGTAGAACCAAAAATACATTTTTTGCTATATGGAGGAGCTGACAATTCATTAGATCAGAAGTTTGATGATCCATTAACTAATGAATATGATTATTTTTTTGACTTAGATATAATAGAAATAAAAAATTCTATTCAAAAATCATCTCAAAATATTCTTGTTACAGTTTTAGGAGATAGGAAAGCAAAAGATGATGAATTGATATTTATAGCTAATTTAAATGGTAAATATATGGAATATAGATATAAACCATATGAATTTAATTTCGATTTAGAAATAACTTCAGCATCTACTGATACATTATTTGAATTTTTAGATAAGATGTTTGTGAAAAATAAAAATACAATAAAAGTTTTAGATATATGGGATCATGGAAATGGTTGGGCTTGGGAATCGAAGGGCTTATTATCAACTAAAGCCATTGTTCAAGATGATACAAATAAAAGTTATTTAAAAATAAAAGACATAAGAGATGTTATTGATGCGTATAATAACAAATATAATACTAAAATTGATGTGTTAGCCTTTGATGCTTGTAATATGACAAGTTTAGAGATCATGTATGAATTTAAAGATTTAGTGGATTATTTTATAGGATCAGTTTACACAGTAGCAGGATTTGGTTTTTATTATGATTTTTTTCATGATTTAAATGAAAATAATTTAGTAGAATCTTTTGTATATAATGTCATTAAAGCTTATAATTATTATTATACAAATATATCCTATTTAGATAGGTTAACATTAGTTGGTTTTAAACTTAATGAATTTAATTGGAATAATATAGAAAAAATAAATGATTTAAAAGAAGATTATGTGTTATATAAGAATGATGGGAGATTATATGAATCTGAACCAACAGATATGATTGATGTAAATGACTTAGTTTTAAATACAAATGAATATTTAAGCAGTTATATTAATCCAGCAATTGTGAATGCTATTGTTAGAATTGATGGAGTTAATTATCCTTATAGCGGCATAGGCATTATGTTTGAAGATATATTTAAAGATACAAATAATAATTATCTTGATTACAAAGCATTATCCTTTTATAATGATTTTCAAGATTGGATAGAAAATATTTGGAAAAATATAATTATTGGAAATAATTGA
- a CDS encoding rod shape-determining protein: MAKHDLGIDLGTATFIVYKKNEGIIINEPSVVALNRLTNEIEAFGNEAKSMVGKTPYGIEIVHPMKDGVIAYPSIIEQLLRYFIKQAKTGFLPTKPNLVIGIPARTTDVERRAVKDAAEKVGANKAFLVLEPIIAAIGIGLDITKPNGQLIVDLGGGTTDIAVISLGGSVISESIKLAGESMDQEIIKYIKRKYKFLIGEATAEYLKREIGKAHREIENLELEVRGQDIATGMPSSRVINSEDIHEAIEGVLEEIILKTKYVLENTPPELSADILKNGIYLAGGTSNLRGLDRLFEEKTGVKTTIAENPQLCVARGAGILLDNPQLLSKVAVI; the protein is encoded by the coding sequence ATGGCAAAGCATGATTTAGGGATAGATTTAGGGACAGCAACATTTATAGTATACAAAAAAAATGAAGGGATAATCATTAATGAACCATCAGTAGTAGCTCTTAATAGATTAACAAATGAAATTGAAGCTTTTGGAAATGAAGCAAAAAGTATGGTTGGTAAAACTCCATATGGAATTGAAATTGTTCATCCTATGAAAGATGGAGTAATAGCTTATCCATCTATAATAGAACAATTATTAAGATATTTTATAAAACAAGCAAAAACAGGATTTTTACCAACTAAACCTAATTTAGTTATTGGGATACCAGCAAGAACAACGGATGTAGAAAGAAGAGCAGTTAAAGATGCAGCAGAAAAAGTTGGGGCTAATAAGGCATTTTTGGTATTAGAACCTATTATTGCTGCTATAGGAATTGGATTGGATATAACCAAACCAAATGGACAGTTAATAGTAGATTTAGGTGGAGGAACAACAGATATTGCAGTAATAAGTTTAGGTGGAAGTGTAATTTCTGAATCAATAAAACTTGCTGGAGAATCTATGGATCAAGAAATAATAAAATATATTAAGAGAAAATATAAATTTTTAATTGGTGAAGCAACTGCAGAATATTTAAAAAGAGAAATAGGGAAAGCTCATAGAGAAATAGAGAATCTCGAATTAGAAGTTAGAGGTCAAGATATAGCAACAGGGATGCCATCTTCAAGGGTAATTAATTCTGAGGATATTCACGAAGCTATAGAAGGAGTGTTAGAAGAAATAATTTTAAAAACTAAATATGTATTAGAAAACACACCTCCTGAATTATCTGCAGATATATTAAAAAATGGAATATACCTTGCAGGAGGAACTTCTAATTTAAGAGGTTTAGATAGGTTATTTGAAGAAAAAACTGGTGTAAAAACTACAATAGCTGAGAATCCTCAATTATGTGTTGCTCGAGGTGCAGGTATATTATTAGATAACCCTCAATTATTATCAAAGGTAGCTGTAATATAA
- a CDS encoding mechanosensitive ion channel family protein, which yields MNIIVDYSIRIGLSIVVLIVTKFVSKILYNSVIKVSEKTGKDLTYKNTMKVLINVASYTIGIFVILSLIFKDLMPMLTGLGVSGIVIAFAVQEPLSNFISGILLMFSKAIKDNDVIEVNGVSGVVSRIDLNHTIIKTFDGKEVRIPNKTMWGSTITNFWPSDIRRSEVNIGVSYNTSINDFLNIISDYLEKNNLIYKDENHNPVVLFSGFGASSIDFSIKFWLKREDYFEGTKKIATEIFDLLKEKDIEIPFTQIDLHIKNGG from the coding sequence ATGAATATAATTGTTGATTATTCCATTAGAATTGGTCTAAGTATAGTTGTTTTAATAGTCACAAAATTTGTTTCTAAGATTTTATATAATTCTGTTATTAAGGTTTCTGAAAAAACTGGAAAGGATTTAACGTATAAAAACACAATGAAAGTTTTGATTAATGTTGCATCATATACTATAGGTATCTTTGTAATTTTATCCCTTATCTTTAAAGATTTAATGCCAATGTTAACTGGTTTAGGAGTATCAGGTATTGTAATTGCTTTTGCAGTACAAGAACCATTATCTAATTTTATTTCTGGTATTTTATTAATGTTTTCCAAAGCTATTAAAGATAATGATGTTATAGAAGTAAATGGTGTATCTGGTGTTGTAAGTAGAATTGATTTAAATCATACAATAATTAAAACATTTGATGGAAAAGAAGTCAGAATTCCTAATAAAACAATGTGGGGAAGTACTATTACTAATTTTTGGCCATCTGATATTAGGAGAAGTGAAGTTAATATCGGAGTTTCATATAATACTAGTATAAACGACTTTTTAAATATTATAAGCGATTATTTGGAAAAAAACAATTTAATATATAAGGATGAAAATCATAATCCTGTAGTACTTTTTTCTGGTTTTGGCGCTTCATCTATAGATTTTTCTATAAAATTTTGGCTTAAAAGAGAGGATTATTTTGAAGGCACTAAAAAGATAGCTACCGAAATATTCGACTTATTAAAAGAAAAAGATATAGAAATACCTTTTACTCAAATAGATTTACATATAAAAAATGGTGGATAA
- the flgG gene encoding flagellar basal-body rod protein FlgG, whose amino-acid sequence MLVSLYSASTGMIAQQRRLDTISNNLSNVDTTGYKAQRVEFQDLLYTPIKEAGTPVAQNSVLPTGDYVGHGVKVVATNRIFTQGNIEQTGGTFDLAIMGDGFFQVQLQDGRIAYTRDGAFKVDGDGRLVTSNGLLLVPNITLPTTAESVNISPDGIISAKLPDGTIQNVGNLTLVRFVNPAGLKSIGNNLFLSTPASGVATEGIPNQDGFGSIEQGSLEKSNVDVVKEMVNMIVAQRTYDLNSKAIQTADDFLRTIGTLKR is encoded by the coding sequence ATGTTAGTATCTCTTTATTCTGCATCTACAGGGATGATCGCACAACAAAGAAGACTTGATACAATTTCCAATAACTTATCAAATGTTGACACAACTGGTTATAAAGCGCAAAGAGTTGAGTTTCAAGATCTATTATATACTCCTATAAAAGAAGCAGGTACTCCAGTTGCTCAAAATTCTGTTTTACCTACTGGAGATTATGTTGGACATGGTGTAAAAGTTGTTGCTACAAATAGAATATTTACACAAGGTAATATTGAGCAAACAGGAGGAACTTTTGATTTAGCAATTATGGGTGATGGATTTTTTCAAGTTCAATTACAAGATGGAAGAATTGCATATACTAGAGATGGTGCTTTTAAAGTGGATGGTGATGGTAGATTAGTTACATCTAACGGATTGCTTCTTGTTCCAAATATAACTTTACCAACAACTGCAGAAAGCGTTAATATATCTCCTGATGGTATAATAAGTGCAAAATTACCAGATGGAACTATTCAAAATGTTGGTAATTTGACATTAGTTAGATTTGTTAATCCCGCCGGATTAAAATCTATTGGAAACAATCTATTTTTATCAACTCCTGCATCCGGCGTCGCTACTGAAGGAATACCAAATCAAGATGGATTTGGTTCTATTGAACAAGGTTCTTTAGAAAAATCTAATGTTGATGTTGTAAAAGAAATGGTAAATATGATAGTCGCTCAAAGAACATATGATTTAAACTCTAAAGCTATACAAACTGCAGATGATTTCTTGAGAACAATTGGAACATTAAAAAGATAG
- a CDS encoding flagellar hook-basal body protein, producing the protein MNRGLYISTMGMLANMAQLDNISNNLANADTVGYKKDEVLFKAYLEKEFRNYDSNDLKKGKHLGYMETALIADETKPIISQGQIIETNNPTDFAIFGDGFFKVEKNSEIYYSRNGEFKLNQDGFLVNSDGDYILDTNNQHIQVPNNFTVDEEGNIYNGNQLTGQKIAIVNLEKPSKFGINLFTGNELESKNYKLIQGSVEKSNVDTLKEMVNLINANRAFEIIQKSVQTQDSMTGKIVETAQRI; encoded by the coding sequence ATGAATAGAGGATTATATATTTCAACTATGGGAATGTTAGCTAACATGGCCCAATTAGATAATATATCAAATAATCTTGCAAATGCTGATACAGTTGGTTATAAAAAAGATGAAGTGCTTTTTAAAGCATACCTTGAAAAGGAATTTAGAAATTATGATTCTAATGATTTAAAAAAAGGAAAACATCTTGGATATATGGAAACAGCTTTAATTGCTGATGAAACAAAACCCATTATATCACAAGGTCAAATTATTGAAACTAATAATCCCACTGATTTTGCAATTTTTGGAGACGGATTTTTTAAAGTTGAAAAAAATTCAGAGATTTATTATTCAAGAAATGGGGAATTCAAATTAAATCAAGATGGTTTTTTAGTAAATTCAGATGGTGATTATATTTTAGATACAAATAATCAACACATTCAAGTTCCTAACAATTTTACTGTTGATGAAGAAGGAAATATATATAATGGTAATCAATTAACTGGGCAAAAAATTGCAATTGTGAATTTAGAAAAACCTTCAAAATTTGGTATAAACCTTTTCACAGGTAATGAATTAGAATCAAAGAATTATAAATTGATTCAAGGTAGTGTTGAAAAATCTAATGTGGATACATTAAAAGAAATGGTAAACTTAATTAATGCAAATAGAGCATTTGAAATTATACAAAAATCTGTGCAAACACAAGATTCTATGACTGGTAAGATTGTTGAAACTGCTCAAAGAATTTAA
- a CDS encoding STAS domain-containing protein, whose translation MDFTVDFSEKENYYLIKVDGEIDAYHSATFKQKSKEKLSSADYSKYVIDMSYVSYIDSAGLGAVVSLLKEARNLKKELILVGLQPQVRKIFEMTKLDKIVKIVDTIEEI comes from the coding sequence ATGGATTTTACAGTAGATTTTTCAGAGAAAGAAAATTATTATTTAATTAAAGTTGATGGGGAAATCGATGCATATCACTCAGCAACTTTTAAACAAAAATCAAAAGAAAAATTATCATCAGCAGATTATTCTAAATATGTAATTGATATGTCTTATGTTTCATACATAGATAGTGCGGGATTAGGTGCTGTTGTAAGTTTATTAAAAGAGGCAAGAAATTTAAAGAAAGAATTAATTTTAGTAGGTCTTCAACCACAAGTAAGAAAAATTTTTGAAATGACAAAACTTGATAAAATTGTAAAAATTGTTGATACTATTGAAGAAATTTAA
- the murC gene encoding UDP-N-acetylmuramate--L-alanine ligase, with the protein MKYFFSGIGGIGMSSLALYTKYKGYDVAGSNNVESERTNYLKNKGINIKIGHDKDNINDSDLIIKSTAIRDDNPEILYAKEYKIPIMNRMEYLNYILKNSYSVGITGTDGKTTTTAMISHILKKAKCDPTVFLGGIHDSLEDGNFRMGSGPIISEVDESDGFIKNTVSDVSIITNLRPDHLEHYNNSFQNLIDSIYNYASKAKDFVLLNGDDYILNGFYDNIIIKFGSNSNSDYYFTNRTPHGYYQTFDVNYKDKLIGNIKLNLPGVHYAYDAIAAIAYALESGISFEKIKHAFESFNSVNRRFNVLFKNSHIFVVDDYAHTPEEVELTINAAKEYFPNYPIIAIFQPHRYTRLYRHYMQFSEVLKNADKVFIYRLYSAFEEPIAGIDELKMANLIENSEYINSENDMIDRALEINEGVFLFLGAGDITNVAKKLSLIFEKKYENII; encoded by the coding sequence ATGAAATACTTTTTTTCTGGCATTGGTGGAATTGGCATGAGCTCCTTGGCATTATATACTAAATATAAGGGATATGATGTTGCTGGTTCTAATAATGTCGAAAGTGAAAGAACAAATTATTTAAAAAACAAAGGAATTAATATAAAAATTGGTCATGATAAAGATAATATAAATGACTCTGATTTAATTATAAAAAGTACTGCAATTAGAGATGATAACCCAGAAATATTATATGCAAAGGAATATAAAATACCTATAATGAATAGAATGGAATATTTAAATTATATTTTAAAAAATAGTTATAGTGTTGGAATTACAGGAACTGATGGTAAAACTACCACTACAGCTATGATTTCTCATATATTAAAAAAAGCAAAATGTGATCCTACAGTATTCCTAGGAGGAATTCACGATAGTTTAGAAGATGGTAATTTTAGAATGGGATCTGGTCCTATAATTAGCGAAGTCGATGAAAGTGATGGATTCATTAAAAATACAGTATCAGATGTATCTATCATTACCAATCTAAGACCTGATCATTTAGAACATTACAATAACTCATTTCAAAATTTAATTGATTCAATCTATAATTATGCATCTAAAGCGAAAGATTTTGTTCTATTAAATGGTGATGATTATATACTAAATGGTTTTTATGACAATATAATTATCAAATTTGGTTCAAATTCAAATTCTGATTACTATTTTACTAATAGAACACCCCATGGATATTATCAAACATTTGATGTAAATTATAAGGATAAATTAATAGGTAATATTAAATTAAATTTACCTGGAGTACATTATGCCTATGACGCAATTGCTGCTATTGCATACGCTTTAGAATCCGGAATATCCTTTGAAAAAATTAAACACGCATTTGAATCATTTAATTCTGTAAATAGACGTTTTAATGTTTTATTTAAAAATAGTCATATATTCGTTGTTGATGATTATGCTCATACACCAGAAGAAGTCGAATTAACTATTAATGCGGCTAAAGAATATTTCCCAAATTATCCTATCATAGCTATTTTTCAACCACATAGATATACTAGATTATATAGGCATTATATGCAATTTAGTGAAGTTTTAAAAAACGCAGATAAGGTTTTTATATACAGATTATATTCTGCCTTTGAAGAACCTATTGCTGGCATTGACGAGTTAAAGATGGCTAATTTAATTGAGAATTCTGAATATATTAACTCCGAAAATGATATGATTGATAGAGCTCTCGAAATTAATGAAGGGGTTTTCCTATTCTTAGGAGCTGGAGATATTACTAATGTAGCAAAAAAATTAAGTTTAATTTTTGAAAAAAAATATGAAAATATTATTTAA
- a CDS encoding UDP-N-acetylglucosamine--N-acetylmuramyl-(pentapeptide) pyrophosphoryl-undecaprenol N-acetylglucosamine transferase, producing the protein MKYKIVVSGGGTGGHYYPAYSVIKELEKNIDFDLTYFTIYNRLDYFKVPKDFPNAKHIPLKVKGLFRPLYSLKNISVLANTFLNYLKVKKIMKKIRPDFVILTGGYVTVPVGLAAKDLNIPIFILEQNKIMGVANKVLSKYAKKIFLTYENTIGNKFPKKSVVSGNPLRVPSIIDRKSILEKLNFNDNPLITVFGGSLGSSFIDNLMIEVYNNIKHINFIHISKNLISKWENVRTFEYLDNLTEYLAISDMTISRGGATSLSEIDFFEIPAIIIPWGESAENQQILNAKALNRENIHIFTENEISSQRIIDIIYNMQKKDNYSIKKENPANLIIRNILDSLGGA; encoded by the coding sequence ATGAAGTATAAAATTGTTGTTTCAGGCGGAGGTACAGGAGGTCATTATTATCCCGCATATTCTGTTATTAAAGAATTAGAAAAAAATATCGATTTTGATTTAACTTATTTTACTATATACAATAGATTAGATTATTTTAAGGTTCCTAAAGATTTTCCTAACGCAAAACACATACCTTTAAAGGTTAAGGGATTATTTAGACCTTTGTATTCACTGAAAAACATATCTGTTTTGGCAAATACTTTTTTAAATTATTTAAAAGTAAAAAAAATAATGAAAAAAATTAGACCTGATTTTGTTATTTTAACCGGTGGATATGTAACTGTTCCCGTTGGATTAGCTGCTAAAGACTTAAATATTCCAATTTTTATACTTGAACAAAATAAAATTATGGGAGTCGCAAATAAAGTATTAAGCAAATACGCAAAAAAAATATTTTTAACATATGAAAACACTATTGGAAACAAATTTCCTAAAAAGAGCGTTGTTAGCGGTAACCCTTTAAGAGTTCCCAGTATAATAGATAGAAAAAGTATATTAGAAAAATTAAATTTCAATGATAATCCACTAATAACAGTATTTGGTGGGAGTTTAGGTTCCAGTTTTATTGATAATTTAATGATTGAAGTATATAATAATATTAAACATATTAATTTTATTCATATTTCAAAGAATTTAATATCAAAATGGGAAAATGTTAGAACATTTGAATATTTAGATAATTTAACAGAGTATCTTGCTATTAGTGATATGACAATATCTCGTGGCGGAGCTACAAGTTTATCTGAGATTGACTTTTTTGAAATACCTGCTATAATTATACCGTGGGGTGAATCTGCAGAAAATCAACAAATTTTAAACGCAAAAGCACTTAATCGAGAAAATATACATATATTTACCGAAAATGAAATATCTTCACAAAGAATAATTGATATTATATATAATATGCAAAAAAAAGATAACTATTCAATTAAAAAAGAAAATCCAGCTAATTTAATTATAAGAAATATTTTAGACTCACTAGGAGGCGCCTAA